In the Sphingomonas sp. LM7 genome, one interval contains:
- a CDS encoding AI-2E family transporter, translating into MGGGSERDGGIPPAAPREPILSPEAPETLGDGQKRDRLMAALALMIGIGLLFAIPFALREGSPFFLPLTAALVIAIALVPMLEWLERHRVPAPLAAFVCVLLFLIAANIALASIVVPAWQWMQRLPESIPQIQHNLEPLIQFYSNLERFVDKTLTNFASAPVRQPETIAVAPPRSLLDLFTTSAPSALIEMFFAILVIYFFLSGWTRLRRNAITRRASFGGAMATARVIQDVVDDTSAYLGTITLINVTLGLIVAGALYAIGMPTPLMWGGIVALLNYIPYIGPVMAAMLLAVGGLMSFADIWWALLPAALMIGAHLIEANVVTPLIVGHRLTISPILILVSLSFWGWVWGTPGALLAVPLLIIIQTVLNAAGKPDIAGFLFEHGTLVGDPGETRAHRRQSRDQSG; encoded by the coding sequence ATGGGCGGTGGCAGCGAGCGCGACGGAGGGATTCCGCCGGCGGCGCCGCGCGAACCGATTCTCTCGCCCGAAGCGCCGGAGACGCTGGGCGACGGCCAGAAGCGCGACCGGCTGATGGCGGCGCTTGCACTGATGATCGGCATCGGATTGCTGTTCGCGATCCCCTTCGCGCTGCGCGAAGGCTCGCCCTTTTTCCTGCCGCTGACCGCCGCACTGGTGATCGCGATCGCGCTGGTGCCGATGCTCGAATGGCTGGAGCGGCACCGCGTGCCGGCACCGCTGGCAGCGTTCGTCTGCGTGCTGCTGTTCCTGATCGCCGCGAACATCGCGCTCGCCTCGATCGTCGTGCCGGCCTGGCAATGGATGCAGCGGCTTCCCGAGAGCATTCCGCAGATCCAGCACAATCTGGAGCCGCTGATCCAATTCTATTCGAACCTCGAGCGGTTCGTGGACAAGACGCTGACCAATTTCGCGTCGGCGCCGGTGCGCCAGCCCGAGACGATCGCGGTGGCGCCGCCGCGTTCGCTGCTCGACCTGTTCACCACTTCGGCGCCGTCGGCGCTGATCGAGATGTTCTTCGCGATCCTGGTGATCTATTTCTTCCTCTCTGGCTGGACGCGGCTGCGGCGCAACGCGATCACCCGGCGGGCGAGCTTCGGCGGGGCCATGGCCACTGCGCGGGTCATCCAGGACGTGGTCGATGACACGTCGGCCTATCTGGGCACGATCACGCTGATCAACGTCACGCTGGGGCTGATCGTCGCAGGCGCCCTATATGCGATCGGCATGCCGACGCCGCTGATGTGGGGCGGGATCGTCGCGCTGCTCAACTACATCCCCTATATCGGACCGGTGATGGCGGCGATGCTGCTGGCGGTGGGCGGACTGATGAGCTTTGCCGACATCTGGTGGGCGCTGCTGCCCGCCGCGCTGATGATCGGTGCGCACCTGATCGAAGCCAATGTCGTGACGCCGCTGATCGTCGGGCATCGCCTTACCATCAGCCCGATACTGATCCTCGTCTCGCTGAGCTTCTGGGGCTGGGTATGGGGCACGCCAGGGGCGCTTCTCGCAGTGCCGCTGCTGATCATCATCCAGACCGTGCTCAACGCCGCGGGCAAGCCGGACATCGCCGGATTCCTGTTCGAACACGGTACGCTGGTGGGCGATCCGGGCGAGACGCGCGCGCATCGCCGGCAAAGTCGCGACCAATCCGGTTGA